The stretch of DNA CGCGGTCGCAGGAGGACGCTGAGGTCGCCCCTTGCAAACCGGCCTTCGCCCGCGGCGGGAAGCGGGACGAGCTTGCCGTTCAGCTTGATCGTGCCGGTGCCGCCCGGTGCGAACACGAAGGAGGGATAGGCGAGTTCGGTCAGCCGGACGGCGCATCGCCCCGCCAGACCACCGACCGCCGAAAGGTCGGCCACCGACATCGTCTCGGGCTTGACCAGCGCGGGCGAGACATTGGCGAGCGTGGCTTCGGGGGCCATGACCGGCGCCGGGCTCGGTGCGGCCTCAAGCTGGGCTTCGCGGTCGTTGCCGATCGCGGTGTTGCGGTTGCAGCCGGCGAGCGCGAGGATCATGGCGACAAGGGCGATCGCTCTCATTGCCGCGCCTCCTCGGGCAGCCGCTCGGCGACCCGGACCCCGTTTTCCTCGATGTCCTCGAGAAGGTAGCGCATCTGCGCGATCTCGCGCCGCTGGGCGAGGATGATGTCGTGGGCGAGCTTGCGCACGCGCGGGTCGCGGATGTGGGCGCGTTCGCTGGTCATGATCGCGATCGAATGGTGCGGGATCATCGCCGCCATGTATTCGCTGTCGGTCACGGTCGTCTGGCTCCGCAGCAGCCAGAGCGCGACCGAGAACACCAGCGCCGCCACGGCGAGGATCAGCGCGTTCTTCGCCCGGCTCGGATACAAGCTCCACATGAAGAGCAGCATCACAACCATCATCGCCGACCCCATCACGAAGGCCATCCAGAAGCGCGTCTCGCTCCAGAACACGTGGTCGATGGTGAAGGTGTTGATATACATCAGGCCGAACATCACGGCCGTGCTGGTGCCGATCATCGCCATGAAGCGCCAATAGGGATCGCGCCTCTCGCTTTCGCCGCTTTTGCCCTGTTCTTTCAAACTTCTTCTCCCTGTCGATGGGGCAACGGGGCGGGCCGTGGAAGGTTCGCCCGTCAGCGGCGCACCGCGCCTGATGGGCCGCGAGCCGAGTGCCTTCGTCGATCCTCTTGAAATACCCTCGGGGGGTATATATTCGGCCTGTATGAGCAAATCCCCCCGGCTCGCTGCGCCCGTCTCGCGCCGCGGCCTCATCACCAGCACCGCCGCCCTTGCCGCCGCCGCCGCGCTGCCCATGCCCGGCTGGGCGAAGGGCCGCTCACTGTCGCGCGCGGCGCAGGGCTTCGGCGAGCTTTCGGGCGAGGACATCGCGCTCACCATCGGCGAACATCACTTCATGACCGGCGGACGCGCGGGGCACGCCGTGGCGGTGAACGGGTCGGTTCCCGGCCCGCTGATCCGGCTGCGCGAAGGGCAGGACGTGCGGCTCCACGTCACGAACAATCTCTCTGAGGACAGCTCGATCCACTGGCACGGCCTGCTGCTGCCGTTCCAGTTCGACGGGGTGCCGGGCGTCAGCTTTCCCGGAATTCGCCCGGGGGAGACTTTCACCTATTCCTTCCCCGTCCGCCAGAGCGGGA from Erythrobacter sp. encodes:
- a CDS encoding DUF305 domain-containing protein, which codes for MIGTSTAVMFGLMYINTFTIDHVFWSETRFWMAFVMGSAMMVVMLLFMWSLYPSRAKNALILAVAALVFSVALWLLRSQTTVTDSEYMAAMIPHHSIAIMTSERAHIRDPRVRKLAHDIILAQRREIAQMRYLLEDIEENGVRVAERLPEEARQ
- a CDS encoding DUF6692 family protein, whose product is MRAIALVAMILALAGCNRNTAIGNDREAQLEAAPSPAPVMAPEATLANVSPALVKPETMSVADLSAVGGLAGRCAVRLTELAYPSFVFAPGGTGTIKLNGKLVPLPAAGEGRFARGDLSVLLRPRDERGDAGLSGMDMIVLVPGAEDELGYAGFVDCTERNAT